From a single Aureimonas sp. AU20 genomic region:
- a CDS encoding GNAT family acetyltransferase translates to MLPLIIRNASTDDEPRVAELWRECGLVASYNDPATDFRFALAGAASDVLVGQDEAGHVVASVMVGHDGHRGWLYYVAADPTAQGQGFGRQMVEAGEAWLRERGVVKVQLLVRETNTKVVSFYEHLGFEVAPRTVMAKWLVDTP, encoded by the coding sequence ATGCTTCCACTGATCATTCGCAACGCCAGCACCGATGACGAGCCCCGCGTCGCCGAACTCTGGCGGGAGTGCGGCCTGGTTGCGAGCTACAACGACCCTGCTACGGACTTCCGTTTCGCCTTGGCGGGCGCGGCATCGGACGTGCTGGTGGGCCAGGACGAAGCGGGACATGTCGTCGCCAGCGTCATGGTCGGTCATGACGGCCATCGCGGCTGGCTTTACTACGTCGCCGCCGATCCAACGGCTCAGGGGCAGGGCTTCGGTCGTCAGATGGTCGAGGCCGGCGAGGCCTGGCTTCGCGAGCGCGGCGTCGTGAAGGTGCAACTTCTGGTGCGGGAGACAAACACGAAGGTCGTCTCCTTCTACGAGCATCTGGGCTTCGAGGTCGCGCCGCGAACCGTCATGGCGAAATGGCTCGTCGACACCCCCTGA